A window from Caballeronia sp. Lep1P3 encodes these proteins:
- the merC gene encoding organomercurial transporter MerC has product MSFVTRAADKAGLLGSIVSAMGCASCFPAIASLGATIGLGFLSQYEGLFIRILLPVFAGVALLANLIGWLNHRQWRRTAPGLIGPLLVLAAVFVMRAYGERSGWLLYPGLAIMLATSIWDLFSPARRVCPTDTREPGASNVRKGDR; this is encoded by the coding sequence ATGTCGTTCGTCACACGCGCGGCCGATAAGGCCGGTCTGCTCGGCAGCATCGTGTCGGCGATGGGCTGTGCGAGCTGCTTCCCCGCGATCGCCAGTCTGGGTGCGACCATTGGACTGGGCTTCCTGAGCCAGTATGAAGGGTTATTCATCCGCATCCTGCTACCAGTCTTTGCCGGCGTCGCATTGCTCGCCAATTTGATCGGGTGGCTCAATCATCGGCAGTGGCGCCGTACCGCGCCTGGCCTGATCGGCCCGCTGCTGGTGCTGGCAGCCGTGTTTGTGATGCGCGCCTATGGCGAGCGCAGCGGCTGGCTGCTCTATCCCGGTCTCGCCATCATGCTGGCGACATCGATCTGGGACCTGTTCTCCCCGGCGCGCCGCGTCTGTCCCACCGATACGCGTGAACCAGGCGCGAGCAATGTGCGAAAAGGTGATCGATGA
- the merT gene encoding mercuric ion transporter MerT, with the protein MAEPQKGRGALAAGGLAAILASTCCLGPLLLVALGVSGAWIGNLTLLEPWRPVFIGAALVALFFAGRRIFRPVAACRPGEVCAIPQVRATYKLIFWIVVALVLIALGFPYVLPLFY; encoded by the coding sequence ATGGCGGAACCACAGAAAGGGCGCGGCGCGCTCGCTGCCGGCGGACTGGCCGCGATCCTCGCGTCGACCTGCTGCCTCGGGCCGCTGCTGCTCGTCGCGCTGGGTGTCAGCGGGGCCTGGATCGGCAACCTGACTTTGCTCGAACCCTGGCGGCCGGTTTTCATCGGCGCCGCGCTGGTTGCGCTGTTCTTCGCCGGCCGGCGCATCTTCCGGCCCGTCGCGGCGTGCAGGCCCGGCGAGGTGTGCGCGATTCCACAGGTGCGCGCCACGTACAAGCTCATCTTCTGGATCGTGGTGGCGCTGGTACTGATCGCGCTCGGTTTCCCCTACGTCCTGCCCCTGTTCTATTGA
- a CDS encoding recombinase family protein has protein sequence MNGQRVGYVRASTFEQNAVRQLDGIELDRTFTEKASGKDTKRPQLDALLTFVRNGDTVVVHSMDRLARNLDDLRHIVQVLTKRGVRIEFAKECLTFTGEDSPMANLMLSVMGAFAEFERALIRERQREGIALAKQRGAYRGRKPALSDAQVADLRRRVDDGERKAQAAREFGISRETLYQYLRSTR, from the coding sequence ATGAACGGCCAGCGTGTCGGATATGTGCGGGCCAGCACCTTCGAGCAGAACGCCGTGCGCCAGCTCGACGGAATCGAGCTTGACCGGACCTTCACTGAGAAGGCATCGGGAAAGGACACGAAGCGGCCGCAGCTCGACGCGTTGCTCACCTTCGTGCGCAACGGCGACACGGTGGTCGTGCATAGCATGGACCGTCTAGCTCGCAATCTGGACGACCTCCGCCACATCGTCCAGGTGCTGACCAAGCGCGGGGTGCGCATTGAGTTCGCGAAAGAATGTTTGACGTTCACGGGCGAGGACTCGCCAATGGCGAATTTGATGCTGTCGGTGATGGGAGCCTTCGCGGAATTCGAGCGCGCGCTGATTCGTGAGCGCCAACGCGAGGGCATCGCCCTGGCAAAGCAACGCGGCGCTTATCGGGGGCGCAAGCCGGCGTTGTCCGACGCCCAGGTCGCCGACCTCCGCCGTCGGGTAGACGACGGTGAACGCAAAGCCCAGGCCGCTCGCGAGTTCGGAATCAGCCGCGAAACCCTGTATCAGTATCTGCGCTCGACGAGGTGA
- the merP gene encoding mercury resistance system periplasmic binding protein MerP, translating to MKKLLAALALTVFAVPVWAATQTVKLSVPGMTCAACPITVKQALSKVAGVEKTDVRFDQREAIVTFDDSRTNVQALTKATADAGYPSSVKQ from the coding sequence ATGAAAAAGCTACTTGCTGCACTCGCGCTCACCGTCTTCGCGGTCCCGGTCTGGGCGGCCACACAGACCGTCAAGTTGTCGGTGCCGGGCATGACCTGCGCAGCCTGTCCGATCACAGTCAAACAGGCGCTTTCCAAAGTTGCCGGCGTTGAAAAAACGGATGTGCGTTTCGACCAGAGGGAAGCCATCGTGACGTTTGACGACAGCAGGACCAACGTCCAGGCGTTAACCAAGGCCACCGCGGACGCGGGCTATCCGTCGTCGGTCAAACAGTGA
- the merB gene encoding organomercurial lyase MerB codes for MNLARCTAELVERLTMGNRSEGFADLFVALLRELSKGAPVSPAVLALALDWPVGRVTAALEQAVSTEWDDDGKVVGYGLTLRETPHTFEVGGRRLYTWCAFDTLFFPALIDRTAQVVSRCAATGVPVSLTVTPTVIEDVAPAGAAVSLILPQDTPDIRHAFCCHVHFFASAATGQQWAATHPGIEVVSVHDAFAVGCERAERLLRATCLRNAGSTDRA; via the coding sequence ATGAACCTTGCCCGCTGCACGGCCGAACTGGTCGAGCGCCTGACGATGGGTAACCGGTCGGAAGGCTTTGCGGATCTCTTTGTCGCGCTGCTGCGTGAACTCAGCAAGGGGGCGCCGGTTTCTCCCGCCGTGCTGGCCCTGGCGCTGGACTGGCCCGTCGGGCGTGTGACGGCTGCACTCGAACAGGCGGTCAGCACCGAGTGGGACGACGATGGCAAAGTCGTCGGCTACGGTTTGACGTTGCGTGAGACCCCGCACACTTTCGAAGTCGGCGGCCGACGCCTGTACACGTGGTGCGCCTTCGACACATTGTTTTTCCCGGCGCTGATCGACCGGACGGCCCAAGTGGTTTCGCGTTGTGCGGCCACTGGCGTGCCGGTCTCGCTTACGGTCACGCCCACGGTGATAGAGGATGTTGCGCCGGCGGGCGCGGCCGTGTCGCTGATCCTGCCGCAGGACACGCCCGACATCCGCCATGCTTTCTGCTGTCATGTGCATTTCTTTGCCTCTGCCGCCACCGGTCAGCAATGGGCCGCGACGCACCCCGGCATCGAGGTTGTGAGCGTTCACGATGCCTTCGCCGTGGGATGCGAGCGTGCCGAACGGCTGTTGCGGGCCACCTGTCTGCGAAACGCGGGGAGCACAGACCGTGCGTGA
- a CDS encoding site-specific integrase translates to MANKPQIVTKSRAAYTRNHFAALRAFVQRVPAATITRLYFSEDDDGNEATPGWVESFLRRMQAELVELALEHGSSVLADHLKSSAKAHGSAKLTAVTLKMVEQAALLAVAKPEPTHGVGMWFRPLVARRLKDAGIGTLAELVDFCNRRGGSWWRAVPRIGPGRAQRVVSWLRRHEAELGLHVEPDVVLDDPLRASEAEIVTLDTDSRTLVPLERLSLAHELAGGNGVNRHSSFPYIRASHDLDAVRAYLHHYRDQPKTLRAYTKELERFLLWSVTVRRKPLSSLLADDCEAYKDFLRAPAPDFVGPRVSRASGRWKPFATTELSLESQRYAVRALRAAFAWLVNVRYLAGNPWTAVSDPIVVQREDLIKVERALPPSLWQRIRAHIDAQCGREDGAYWRSTRVALLLSGDSGLRREELVNARREAMSPTHHGDDEETVWQLSVVGKRNKQRTVPVSPATIAALTAHWRDRGLEFEAAKDGPLLSTLYIPRTTRGQKKYADGTALAYHVDGINKMIEWAMRRLIAEMSKDLSVEEIKLLAGTSPHAFRHTFGTHAAAEDVPLDVVQKILGHASLQTTSIYVQAEKQRMLREAAQFYRRPKPDERATD, encoded by the coding sequence ATGGCCAACAAGCCGCAAATCGTCACGAAAAGCCGCGCCGCGTACACGCGCAATCACTTCGCCGCGTTGCGGGCGTTCGTTCAGCGCGTGCCCGCCGCGACGATCACGCGGCTGTATTTCTCCGAGGACGACGATGGCAACGAGGCGACGCCCGGCTGGGTCGAGTCGTTCCTGCGGCGCATGCAGGCGGAGTTGGTCGAGCTGGCGCTCGAGCACGGCTCGTCGGTGCTGGCTGATCACCTGAAGTCCTCGGCCAAAGCGCACGGCAGCGCGAAGCTGACGGCCGTGACGCTCAAGATGGTCGAACAGGCGGCGCTGTTGGCCGTTGCCAAGCCTGAACCGACGCACGGCGTGGGCATGTGGTTCCGGCCGCTGGTGGCGCGACGGCTGAAAGACGCGGGTATCGGCACACTGGCCGAACTGGTGGACTTCTGTAACCGCCGAGGCGGCAGTTGGTGGCGGGCGGTGCCGCGCATCGGACCGGGCCGCGCGCAGCGGGTCGTTTCGTGGCTGCGACGGCATGAGGCCGAACTCGGACTGCATGTCGAGCCCGACGTCGTGCTGGACGATCCCCTGCGCGCGTCCGAGGCGGAGATTGTCACGCTTGATACGGATTCGCGCACCCTCGTACCCCTTGAACGCCTGAGCTTGGCGCACGAACTCGCAGGCGGGAACGGCGTGAACCGCCACAGTAGCTTTCCGTACATCCGGGCGAGCCACGATCTTGATGCCGTGCGGGCGTACCTCCATCATTACCGCGATCAACCGAAGACGCTCCGCGCGTATACCAAGGAACTGGAGCGCTTCCTGCTCTGGTCGGTCACCGTCAGGCGCAAACCGCTGAGTTCGCTGCTGGCCGACGACTGCGAGGCCTACAAAGACTTTTTGCGCGCGCCCGCGCCCGATTTCGTGGGTCCTCGTGTGTCGCGAGCCAGCGGCCGCTGGAAGCCGTTCGCGACCACGGAACTGAGCTTGGAGAGCCAACGGTATGCGGTGCGGGCGTTGCGCGCGGCTTTCGCGTGGCTCGTCAACGTACGCTACCTCGCCGGCAATCCGTGGACGGCCGTCTCCGACCCCATCGTCGTCCAGCGGGAGGACCTGATCAAGGTTGAGCGCGCCCTTCCGCCCTCGCTGTGGCAGCGCATCCGCGCGCACATCGACGCGCAGTGCGGCCGGGAAGACGGCGCCTATTGGCGCTCGACCCGCGTTGCGCTCCTCCTGAGCGGCGACTCGGGCCTGCGTCGAGAAGAGCTGGTCAACGCGAGGCGCGAGGCGATGTCCCCGACGCATCACGGCGACGACGAAGAAACGGTCTGGCAACTGTCCGTCGTGGGCAAGCGCAACAAACAACGGACAGTTCCGGTCAGCCCCGCGACGATTGCGGCGTTGACGGCGCATTGGCGGGATCGCGGGCTTGAGTTCGAAGCGGCAAAGGACGGCCCGCTGCTATCGACGCTCTATATTCCTCGGACAACGCGAGGCCAAAAGAAGTACGCCGACGGCACCGCCCTCGCCTACCACGTCGACGGCATCAATAAGATGATCGAGTGGGCGATGAGGCGGCTGATTGCCGAGATGAGCAAAGACTTGTCTGTGGAGGAAATCAAGCTACTGGCGGGCACCTCGCCACACGCTTTTCGCCATACGTTCGGCACGCACGCGGCAGCCGAGGACGTCCCGCTCGACGTCGTCCAAAAGATCCTGGGACATGCGTCGCTCCAGACGACGTCGATCTACGTGCAAGCGGAGAAGCAGCGGATGTTGCGCGAAGCCGCGCAGTTCTACCGCAGGCCGAAGCCCGACGAACGTGCGACTGACTGA
- the merA gene encoding mercury(II) reductase, producing the protein MMTLKIDGMTCASCAEHVRQALEKVPGVRSAAVSYSRSLADVTADHGVSHDALAAAVTTAGYHTRVADVPAHSAGLPDRVFGPAGARAKRSGDDGTLRVAVIGSGGAAMAAALKAAESGARVTLIERGTLGGTCVNVGCVPSKIMIRAAHIAHLRQVSPFDAGISAVAPVIDRPRLLAQQQTRVDELRHAKYENILDTSPNINVLRGEARFTESHTLTVTLTDGGERTVSFDRCLIATGATAAVPPIPGLKETPYWTSTEALASDTVPARLAVIGSSVVAVELAQAFARLGSQVTILARHTLLYQEDPAIGEAVTVAFRAEGIEVLTQTQANHVSHADGKFVLTTNHGDVQADRLLVAAGRAPNTGSLSLASAGVQLDEHGAIVIDAGMRTSAPDIYAAGDCTNQPQFVYVAAAAGTRAAINMTGGDARLNLDTMPAVVFTEPQVATVGYSEAQAHQAGIETDSRTLTLDNVPRALANFDTHGFIKLVAEAGSGRLIGVQAVAPEAGEIIQTAAIAIRARMTVQDLADQLFPYLTMVEGLKLAAQTFSKDVTQLSCCAG; encoded by the coding sequence ATGATGACCTTGAAGATCGACGGGATGACCTGCGCTTCCTGCGCGGAGCACGTCAGGCAGGCGCTGGAAAAGGTGCCCGGCGTGCGCTCGGCAGCGGTCTCGTATTCCAGGTCGCTCGCCGATGTGACGGCCGATCACGGAGTCAGCCACGACGCGCTGGCTGCCGCCGTGACGACGGCTGGCTACCACACCAGGGTTGCCGACGTGCCGGCTCACTCCGCAGGTCTGCCCGACAGGGTGTTCGGCCCGGCGGGCGCTCGTGCGAAACGTAGCGGCGATGACGGCACGCTGCGGGTCGCCGTGATCGGCAGTGGTGGCGCTGCCATGGCGGCTGCGTTGAAGGCCGCCGAAAGCGGGGCTCGGGTGACACTGATTGAGCGCGGCACCCTCGGCGGCACGTGCGTGAACGTCGGGTGCGTGCCGTCCAAGATCATGATCCGTGCCGCCCATATCGCGCATCTGCGGCAGGTAAGCCCCTTCGATGCGGGGATCAGCGCAGTGGCGCCGGTGATCGACCGGCCGCGTCTGCTCGCCCAGCAGCAGACGCGCGTGGACGAGCTGCGCCACGCCAAATACGAAAACATTCTCGACACGAGCCCGAACATCAATGTTCTGCGCGGCGAGGCGCGCTTCACTGAGAGCCATACGCTCACCGTCACGCTGACCGATGGCGGCGAACGCACGGTGTCGTTCGACCGCTGCCTGATTGCCACCGGTGCAACGGCCGCGGTGCCGCCGATTCCGGGACTGAAGGAGACGCCGTACTGGACATCGACCGAGGCGCTGGCGAGCGATACGGTTCCCGCACGACTGGCCGTGATCGGCTCGTCGGTGGTGGCCGTGGAACTGGCCCAGGCCTTTGCACGGCTGGGCAGTCAGGTCACCATCCTGGCCCGTCACACACTGCTCTACCAGGAGGACCCTGCGATCGGTGAAGCGGTGACGGTGGCCTTTCGCGCCGAGGGCATCGAGGTGTTGACGCAGACCCAGGCGAACCACGTATCGCATGCTGATGGCAAGTTCGTCCTCACCACGAACCACGGCGATGTACAGGCTGACCGGCTGCTGGTGGCAGCGGGCCGCGCGCCCAACACCGGCAGTCTGAGCTTGGCAAGTGCCGGCGTGCAGCTCGACGAGCACGGCGCCATCGTGATCGACGCCGGCATGCGTACGAGCGCACCGGACATTTATGCGGCGGGCGACTGTACGAATCAACCGCAGTTCGTCTATGTCGCGGCGGCCGCCGGTACGCGCGCGGCGATCAACATGACCGGCGGCGATGCGCGGCTGAATCTCGACACGATGCCGGCGGTCGTTTTCACCGAACCACAGGTTGCAACTGTCGGCTATAGCGAAGCGCAGGCGCACCAGGCGGGTATCGAGACCGACAGTCGCACACTGACGCTCGATAACGTGCCGCGCGCGCTGGCGAACTTCGACACGCATGGCTTCATCAAGCTGGTGGCGGAAGCCGGCAGCGGCCGCCTCATCGGCGTGCAGGCGGTGGCGCCCGAGGCGGGCGAAATCATCCAGACGGCCGCGATCGCGATCCGCGCAAGAATGACCGTGCAGGACCTCGCTGACCAGCTGTTCCCGTACCTGACGATGGTGGAGGGGCTCAAGCTCGCCGCGCAGACCTTCTCGAAGGACGTTACGCAGCTCTCGTGCTGCGCCGGATAA
- the merE gene encoding broad-spectrum mercury transporter MerE — MARLVLGALAALTCPCHLPIVLLVLSGTAAGALVSQHKGIAVVVLLALFALSLTRALRAFRAPR, encoded by the coding sequence CTGGCGCGCCTTGTTCTGGGTGCACTCGCGGCGCTCACCTGCCCATGCCATCTACCGATCGTGCTGCTGGTGCTGTCCGGCACTGCGGCCGGAGCACTCGTCAGCCAGCATAAAGGCATCGCCGTGGTTGTGCTGCTGGCGCTCTTTGCCCTGTCGCTCACACGGGCGCTGCGCGCGTTCCGGGCGCCCCGCTGA
- a CDS encoding Tn3 family transposase, translated as MPRRELLTPDQRIQLLAFPADESELIRMATLSTEDFAFVRQHRGGHNHLGIAVLMVYLRYPGRVLGPAEKPHAPIIGIVAAQLGVTPAVWDVDAARDETRREHLQELLARLGLVQFSRQHYRELVELLLPLAMQTTQGIVLAQAAVDELRRRHVLLPPVPALEKLCAAVATRAQREVHRLLTTPLSGEQRSALDQLLLPLTDRPVSKLAWLRQSPGEPSAKAVLAHIERLQAIRSLGLPEGIGHTIHQNRLLRLAREGGQTAVYQLEEYETDRRHATLVAILLDTAATLTDEILNLHDRLIGSFFTKAKHKYEKRFAADGKAVNDKVRLYAKVGAALIAAKEAGEDPFRAIEAIVPWDAFTASVREAEQLSRDAEFDSMALLVDHFTQLRRYSPTFLETFDFRAASARQDLMNAIEALREMNRSNARKVPVDAPTAFVKPRWGRFVFKEGGIDGRFYELAAMSELKNALRSGDVSVIGSRQFKDFDEYLIPRATFDDQHRENRLGLVVEASATAYLDERFARLREALDETARLAAAGELTDVELNDKGLKITPLDDATPAAADILAQQVYDLMPRVKITDLLLEVDQWTDFTRHFTHLKSDSEPPDRTLLLTALLADAFNLGLEKMADACPGTSVAKLSWLVAWYIRDETYQKGLAELVNYQHGLPFAAYWGEGTTSSSDGQRFRAGGHGQASGYRNAKYGNEPGVLFYTHISDQYAPFHTKVINSPVRDATHVLDGLLYHESELRIEEHYTDTAGFTDHVFALCHFLGFEFAPRIADLADKNLYVPGKAGDWPALSSLIGGSINRELIEREFDDVVRLAASIQQGTVTASLILRKLSAYPRQNGLAIGLRELGRIERTLFTLKWLQDPALRRRVSAGLNKGEARNSLARAVFFYRLGEIRDRSYENQRYRASGLNLVVAAITLWNTVYLERAIAASRQQREIDESLIPHIAPLGWNHINLTGDYVWHANKRVAKGRFRPLRAAKTTCAKA; from the coding sequence TTGCCCCGCCGAGAACTGCTCACCCCCGACCAGCGAATCCAGCTACTCGCGTTCCCCGCGGATGAAAGTGAGTTGATCCGCATGGCCACGTTGTCAACGGAGGACTTCGCGTTTGTTCGACAGCATCGAGGTGGCCACAACCACCTCGGCATCGCGGTGTTGATGGTCTACCTGCGCTATCCAGGCCGGGTGCTGGGACCTGCCGAGAAACCACATGCGCCGATCATTGGAATCGTCGCGGCGCAACTGGGCGTTACGCCGGCGGTGTGGGACGTGGACGCTGCGCGTGACGAAACGCGCCGGGAACATCTGCAGGAGCTCCTGGCCCGGCTGGGTCTGGTGCAATTCAGTCGGCAACACTATCGCGAGCTGGTCGAGCTGTTATTACCGCTCGCGATGCAGACCACGCAGGGCATCGTGCTTGCACAGGCTGCCGTTGACGAACTCCGGCGTCGGCATGTGCTGTTGCCTCCGGTACCTGCGCTCGAGAAACTATGCGCGGCCGTTGCCACACGTGCACAGCGCGAAGTGCACCGCCTGCTGACGACGCCGTTATCAGGTGAGCAGCGCTCGGCTCTCGACCAACTCCTGTTGCCGCTCACCGATCGCCCCGTCAGTAAGCTCGCCTGGTTACGGCAATCGCCGGGCGAGCCCAGTGCGAAAGCCGTTCTCGCACATATTGAGCGCTTGCAGGCAATTCGATCGCTCGGTCTGCCGGAAGGAATTGGCCATACGATCCATCAGAACCGTCTGCTTCGTCTGGCACGTGAAGGCGGCCAGACTGCTGTCTACCAGCTCGAGGAATACGAAACCGATCGACGTCACGCCACGCTAGTGGCGATTCTACTCGACACCGCCGCGACGTTGACCGATGAGATCCTGAATCTCCACGATCGGCTCATCGGATCCTTCTTCACCAAGGCCAAACACAAATACGAAAAGCGCTTTGCAGCCGATGGCAAGGCTGTCAACGACAAGGTACGCCTCTATGCAAAGGTCGGCGCAGCACTTATCGCGGCGAAGGAGGCCGGCGAGGATCCGTTCCGGGCGATCGAGGCCATCGTGCCGTGGGATGCGTTTACAGCGAGCGTGCGGGAAGCGGAACAACTTTCTCGCGACGCGGAGTTTGACTCCATGGCATTGCTCGTCGACCACTTCACGCAGTTGCGGCGCTATTCTCCGACGTTCCTTGAAACCTTCGATTTCCGCGCGGCGTCGGCACGTCAGGACCTGATGAACGCGATTGAAGCTTTACGCGAGATGAACCGGAGCAACGCCCGAAAAGTGCCGGTCGATGCGCCAACGGCCTTCGTCAAACCGCGTTGGGGGCGGTTCGTGTTTAAGGAAGGCGGCATCGATGGCAGGTTCTACGAGCTTGCCGCGATGAGCGAATTGAAGAACGCGCTTCGTTCGGGCGACGTATCGGTTATCGGTAGCAGGCAGTTCAAGGATTTCGACGAATATCTGATACCCCGTGCAACGTTTGACGATCAACATCGCGAGAACCGACTCGGGCTGGTCGTGGAGGCTTCGGCGACCGCCTATCTCGACGAGCGATTCGCCCGCTTGCGCGAGGCGCTTGACGAAACGGCACGGCTCGCAGCGGCCGGCGAGCTAACCGACGTTGAACTGAACGATAAAGGACTCAAGATCACGCCGCTTGACGACGCAACCCCGGCGGCGGCCGACATACTCGCGCAGCAAGTCTACGACCTTATGCCGCGCGTAAAGATCACAGATCTGCTGCTCGAGGTCGATCAGTGGACCGACTTCACCCGGCACTTCACCCATCTGAAAAGCGACTCGGAGCCGCCGGACCGGACACTGTTACTGACCGCGCTCCTTGCTGACGCATTTAACCTCGGGTTGGAGAAAATGGCCGATGCCTGTCCAGGCACGAGCGTGGCCAAACTTTCGTGGCTGGTGGCCTGGTATATCCGCGACGAGACCTACCAGAAGGGGTTGGCCGAGCTAGTCAACTATCAGCATGGCTTGCCTTTCGCGGCATATTGGGGCGAAGGCACGACCTCGTCATCGGATGGTCAGCGGTTCCGCGCCGGTGGGCACGGTCAAGCCTCAGGATATCGCAACGCAAAGTATGGCAACGAGCCCGGCGTGCTGTTTTATACGCACATCTCCGACCAGTACGCGCCGTTCCACACCAAGGTCATCAATTCGCCGGTGCGTGATGCCACCCACGTGCTCGATGGCTTGCTGTATCACGAGTCGGAGCTGCGTATCGAAGAACACTATACGGACACCGCTGGTTTTACCGATCACGTGTTTGCGCTATGCCACTTCCTGGGATTCGAGTTTGCGCCGCGTATTGCCGATCTGGCCGACAAGAATCTATATGTGCCGGGCAAGGCAGGCGACTGGCCAGCGCTGTCGTCGCTGATTGGCGGTTCGATCAATCGGGAACTGATCGAACGGGAATTCGATGACGTGGTCCGCCTGGCCGCGTCGATCCAACAAGGCACCGTGACGGCGTCGCTTATCTTGCGCAAACTCAGCGCGTATCCGCGCCAAAACGGCCTCGCTATCGGCTTGCGTGAACTCGGCCGCATCGAGCGCACGCTGTTCACGCTGAAATGGCTCCAAGACCCGGCATTGCGCCGCCGTGTGTCTGCCGGACTGAACAAGGGCGAAGCCCGCAACTCGCTGGCACGGGCGGTGTTCTTCTATCGGTTGGGCGAGATACGGGATCGTTCTTACGAAAACCAGCGATACCGGGCCAGTGGCCTGAACCTTGTGGTAGCTGCAATCACGCTGTGGAACACCGTGTATCTGGAGCGGGCGATCGCCGCCTCTCGGCAGCAGCGGGAGATCGACGAAAGCCTTATCCCGCACATCGCGCCACTGGGCTGGAATCACATCAACCTGACGGGCGACTACGTGTGGCACGCCAACAAACGCGTCGCCAAAGGCCGATTCAGGCCGTTGCGCGCCGCGAAAACGACCTGCGCGAAGGCTTAA